The region ACTATCATCTTAGCAGAGAGACATGCTGTTTCTCTCCTTGAGACAGTGAAGgcagctgtctgtggtgttttggggagAGCAGGAGTCACTTTAATAACGGTGGTGCAGTGTTGCTGTGGCACCCaaggtcagaggatatgactccctaaacccacagatgggtaactgtgtttccttgtttgtagaataacgaAACAatagtagggctgggcgatatgggcagaatcaaatatcaggatatttttgaccaaacaCCTCAATATCgttattttgacaatattgtagggatgactgttGGTTCTTTTTGATAGAAATCATCATAAATATTGATGTATAATATTGATGATATAATGACAAAGGAGCTAAAGGCAAATAATATAACAgcctgttaagctcagaaaattaaattttttactgtaaaagcAGGAAGACACTTATTATATATCACTATATTAGAATGTTCAAAATCTAatacgatatctataaaatataatgatatagatataatattgatttattgcccaaCCCTAAGAGGAAAACTcattactgtagatgcattgagtttgaccatttatgggcataTAGATTATTCTTGGTACTCATCTGTGAAGGCTTAAAGACGATCCACGGAGGACAGTGGCATCATGCATCAGATGattgataatactttgattctcATTGGCCGAGCTCCAGcgtaagacatcctggactgATGAGGTTAACCATTGACAAAAATATCCTCCAGACCTTTGTGCTGAATATGTCACAGATTGTAACCTGGGTGCAGTTTTCCCTCAGTAGTGACCGTCAGGAGACAGATACCTCAGATAGACCTTCAGCGTCAGCAACAGCCTTTCAGTTCCAGTCCTGCAGCTCTGAACACACTGTGAGGACTCCtctgacagtgtttgtttgtttagcttTAGCTATAAACTTATATTAAATTAGTGCTGACAGAAAAATTAACAAATGCTTCTTCTACTGATACTTTTGCAACTTTGATTAATGCTGAACTGCTGCTCGCATGCTGAAGAACAATGAAGAGACTTTATTAGAGGCTCGGAGCTTTTGGAGACTTGGTGCTTGTTAGTGTGGATTACCGCTGAGACTGCTGCAGTTTGGTTGATATTTAGACGACTTTAGTGCCTCTAAGTGTTAATAAGTTGTGtgcattttgatttaaatactTTTCTTGTCTCCAGTTCATTCATTATTTCTGCTATTGTCAtgttaaaacacttaaaacgcttatttctgttcatttcattcactgtaaaacataaaagcagcatcaacaCAATCATAATGGTACAATTTGACTATGTACTATTTATACTGTTAAATTATTACtacttttattttccatctaatattacattaatgtttttttctttctttctttgttcttttttaacattgttttatgctccttttaatgtgaagtatTTGGTGTATGTAATTAATTTtgttgtaaaacactttgaacttTTCTTGTAtaaaaaggtgctatacaaataaagttattattattattattaaagtaaaacacATAAGTTTTCATTTTACTGGAGCTTATAGACAGATGTTTTGGGAGAATTATGAGGCATTTATGAGGTTTTACTTCCACTCGAAACCCCTCCAAACCTTGTTAGTGTGTCGTAGTTCCCAGAAAGGtgctcaaaaacacaaaatattcaatACTTTTCAAACTTCCAGGCACTATTTTCTATCTGTTTGGATACAATCTTCTGCTAAATGAACGTGAtgtgatattttaatatttcatcatttacaaaacCTCCTGCTTGAATGTTTAAAACCTTTGTTGTTGACCGTAATCAGGGTCTAAGAGTGTAAACATGTTTCTATCACCATGGAAACCACTCTCTGGTCTCTACCGGTCACTAGTGTGAAGTTACAGGTCCGAGGTCCAAActtaaattatctttattttacagctgaTGACAAATGTTaatgaaaagaaatacaaacagtacaaaATCTCATTCAATCGTGTGTTTCAGTCAGCGTATGACTGTGAAAagagttcattcattcatcaataAACTCCGATCAGATCAATAAACTGATAAGATCAATCAGCTGGAGAACGTCCTGTCTCTGGGTAGAAATGGAGATCAGCGAGCCAGTGGAGCTGAGTCTCTGGTGAGGAGCATGATGGGATACGGGCAGATTGACCTGGAGGTGTGGAAGATATCGTCATGGCGACCAATCACAGCAGAGATCTATCAGCTATCGATTATAACTAAATGATAACACTGTGATCAGAAGCAGCTCTGATGGCTCCGCCCACTGCCCACACCGGCCTGTGATTGGTTACTGAAGGCGGGCGTGTCCATTCATTACAGTCTCCCTcctgtttccatggaaacaacAAATCAGCTGTCACTATGACTGACTGGAGTTGAAAATCTTGGCCAGCAGGGAGACGTTCGATTGGCTCTTCTGCTGTATGAGGCGGGCCTTGTCCATGTGCTTCTGGGTAACGGAGTccgtcttcctcttcttcttgttctggATCTCCTCCTCCGTCTGACGCTGCGTGAAGTCCCACGTCTTCTCGTCCACCTGGTGAcgaaaaataaagtttaacaaCATGGAGGTGAATGAAGTTTTCAAAGACGCAGAAATTGATGAAACTGATGACAGAACGCCTCAAACTACAAATCTTTATGTTATAAGTCTTTATACTTATAAAACTTTCCCAGAGCCTAAAAAAGTGAGTATAAATCTGTAATGTCATCCCATGATAAAGTTCAACGGGCTGCACAACACAGGAAATAGAAAACTTTTTTGGCTCATGCATCAGGTGAGCACTTTTCATTAGACTGAACAAACACCATGCAGAGACCACCGAGTCCAGTTTCCAGTTCTTATAATACATCTATGGGAACAGCACCGATCTATAAAGCCAATTTGACAGAGAGGCCAAAACATGTGATTACAACTTCCATGTCCATCACATGATGCTCACTGGTCCAAAAAGCATTGTTCCCCACACACAACCATTAGAAAAGGAGCATTAAAGCATCACAACCCCATAAAATAACATGTCATTGTCAGAGTTGGATCAATTTAGTCCAGTAAAGTCTAAAATGCTGCATGGATAAATGATTTCATCCCCATTCAAGTGAGTGAGGAGCCGGctcatgtgatcatgtgatgATTTAAGTTTAAGGTTTCAAAGGGTCTGATGTCAGGCGACTTGGCTGAAGAAGGACTTtactgagcatgctcagtgGTACACAAAGCATAGTGACATTTTTCAGCTTCGAGCACATCTGAGCATCTTTGCCTTCTtcaaggaggagagaaagaaaaggcaaaaagggccaaaaataaaagagaagttAAAACTTTCTACTTGTTTCCACCTGTTCAGATCTACCTGTGCGGTTTGGTTTACCTTCTGTccgtctttctgtctcttcctcttcagTTTGTCCATGTGAGCGCTCTTGTCCACGTTGTTCAGGTAGAAGTTCGTTTCTCTCTTGGCCTGAGACACTTCGGTCCTCAGTCTCTGCTGCAGGACCATCTGCTCGTAGGCCAGACGCTCGCTCAGGTGAGTCCACTGGAACCTGTGCAggtactgaacacacacacacacacacacacacacacacacacacacacacacacacacacacacacacacacacacacacacacgtaaacaaaTGGTCtaacatgaaattaaatgatcCATCTAAAGTTCGGGGacctcatttttaaaactgtaggcaggatttaaattaaaggaaatacgaataaatgaaaaaaacacacaaaataaaaaaaacacataaaaagtaaataaaatagaatatgaatatataaaattaaaaacaccacaagtaatagaaagtaaataaaataataataaaaataaatgaataaaataaataataaataataacagaaaataataataaaaaataaactaaatgaaataataaaaaataaattaataaaatcaaaaatgtgaaaatcaaaaaagttaaatatttataaataaaacaacagaatagACTTAAATAAAGATATGATAAACTTAGAAGAGTTTTTTTAGTTGGAACTGAAACTTTCCTTCTGTTGTAACTTTAAGGTAAAATCACCATAAATGCATCATTATTAACTGTAGAAACCTGCTTCAGTCTTTTAGTGACGATGCCAAAATAAACGAGGCAGTTTCAGGACGAGCAGAACAAAACGAACataaaactttaacatttatcATTCAGTATACGCAATGATTTAAGTGTCTGATGTCAGCTGTTGCCGGGCAACAGAACGTACCTTGATGTTCCAGAGGTCGGAGGCGAACTGTTGGCGTTTCCTGGTTGCCATGGGAGTGTTGTGAAGAGACGCAGCCACTCGCTTCGCCACGCGTTTATCTCTGAACTCCACCCAGCCCTCCGTGAAGTCGCACCTCCTCAAACCAGActtcttcttcctgttcctCACCGCCCGATCTGCAGCGATCAATGCAGCAGTGATCAGAAAATACAGCCTGACTGAtcaatacagtgtgtgtgtgtgtgtgtgtgtgtgttaccttcagGTTGTAAGAAGATGCGTCCGATCTCTCCGTAAACCGACAGCATGTTCCTCATGTGCTTGGGGCGGAGCCTCGGAGGAATGTGACCCAGGTAGATGATTCCCGGAACACACTTCCTGCCTGAAGAGGAAGTCGCCAAACCGACTTTctgctttctcttcttcttttccatatcatcatcatcatcatcatcttcttcttcatcatcatcatcatcatcatcatcatcatctcctccaTCGTCATCATCTCCTTCTTCATCGTCATCATCTCCTTCATCATCGTtatctccttcctctccatcttcatcatcatctcctttctctgttgctgcagcttcttcttcctcctcttcctcctctccctgagCTAcagtcttcctctcctcctcttcctctcttttctccatctctccGCAGTTTGATCactacaaacaaacataaaacaataaatattgatCAGTGTTGATCACAGACTGACAGAAGCATGAGGACAGACCAAACCTCTGcaaatcaaacttttatttaaactcaAAGAATCATTGAGGTTTCCTTCACAGGGCTCCAGACTAGGAGCACTGGCGCCCCTTGGTGATCATTTTGAGAGCACAAGCTGAAAATGTAGGTGCACATCTTAAATCGACCTGCAACCCAATAAGAAAACCCAAATTTTCACAACTTCTGATTTTAAGACTTTtagtatcattattaatattattattattatcatcagttTCTTGCACACCCATTTTTAATTATAACTAGTGTTAATGAAGTTTAACAATGATGTCGAGTtacaaacatgaagaaaaaattaAGAACCCTCcctcacacaaataaaaaaaaaaaatcagtttaaacaGTTAGAGAGTGAAAGAGTCAGGTTAGTGATCAGGGTTTGAAACTGTCCATATAGGTTGGTAGGATATTGGTTTTAGTGTGTGTTGAAGGTAATTTCAAGTATTTGGTGCACTGAAGGAAAAAGGCTGATTTTCCAAATTTAGTCCATGCAGCTTCAAATGACAATAGATGTTTTCTCTGTCATCatttaaccctcttgttgttcTCAGGTCAacaacaggcgttaactcaaaaatttggtataatttcatttaaatgaggcctattgaccatagtttacaaaaatatgtataaaacatgTGGTGTTGTTGGTGTGAAGTTGTCTAACACATATTTATGTCtcatgctttataaacagtcaaaccagaccacGTCACATCTGTTTCACTGGAAATATTTAAGGGTCTAAAATATAATTCAGgcttgtttttaaagatgttttatgagTCTAATTTTCTCTGAGATCATTTAAACAGTCAGAGCAGAAAACAACAGATCAGATCTTCAGTCTCAGTTTTCACACATCAGCtgtttaaagatgtcttctgtctgtctgtcagaaGGTTTTATTAAAATCTATGAACTTAGCTACAGATTCTCATCCAGCAGCTCATCAGTTTGaaatttgaatgtttaaaagaagtaacatctgaacatctgagtgaaaagacagacacatgtaacataacattattaaattaaaaggaGAATAAGAAGAAAGCAAGACAAGCAGGAAGTGTTTTTGTTCCTTGTGTGAATTTAAAGAGTCTCACCTTCAAGTTTGATTAAAACTcctcaaatataaaatgattaaaaacactgcagttCCTTTACTTCACGTGTGGAAACGATGTCGAGTCCTGATGACGAAACAGAGCGACAAAATTAGAGGATATTCAACTTCCTGTTgtaccttcaaaataaaactctgGGAACAggcaaacatttattttaaccctaaccctagttttttaaaacatttttaaacatccatccatctatgATCAATGATGCTAacagtcacattttatttacactACCTGGCTGCAGAAACTAATCTatctaataatataaatataccgaataaaacaaattaactcacaaaatgtgatgtaaaaataacgtttgatttgaataattagcattaataaaacaaataaacattttaaagtctgtcAGTGTTTCATGAGGAGTCAGGACACCGCCTCTGGAAAAAATGAAGCCTTTACTTTGAAAAGTCTAACCggaactgtgtttgttttgaccaCGCCCATTCGCAGTGAAAGGCATGCTGGGATACCTCCTGTCATGGCGGGATGTTTTGAAGCATGAGAGGTAGCGTCGTCAGCTGTCAGCAGTGAAGGAGATGCAGAGACCAGTGTCCACTCTGTCTCTGGGCTCCAGTGTGATCGTGAAACTGGTCAGCAATGGTTTCCAGTTCAGTGCAGACCTGCTGCACCTCACAGCGCTCCAACTCCGCAAAGGTACCACTGAGATTCAGCTCACTTTAATCAAATATCCCGTTCAATAATAACGTACAGGTGCAACGATGTAAACAGTGACCGTGTTACCTGGAGACTTTCAACTGCGTTCTGTTTACCTCCCCACGTCACACCTGAGTTCGAATCAGCTGCGTTCTGTTTACCTCCGACGTCACAGTTTGAATCGTTCTAGTTCTAGAGTGGTTGCGTcgtggttgtcatggtgacggCAACAGCTGAAAAACCCAACTAAACCTCCTCCTTTTAAAAATGGCCTCGTCTAAAAACCCATCAGAGCTGTGAATCATGATCAGctctaaaataaatgaaattaactTAAATTGAATAAGGAAACTGCTGTATCAGTCAGTGTCaaacagaatagaataaaactttacttttcttgtctttggctcaccaataacagacatacagttGATAGAAATGACATAAGATCCATTGAATCCATAAACTCCATAATATCATTCTTAACCCTTTGGAGGTCACGCCCAAAATGgtactaaaaatatatatttctttgcttttcctacctctttggggccatgacaacataaaacatggacattttgtgttgatgttttacagacctctaccaAGCTTTTAAAAAGAAGTTATGGATTCATTATGTTCAATAAACCCTCTGAGAGTGTACAAGACCAACAAattaaactcaacttcaaaaatgtttccAGTGGGATATCTCGTGTCAGCAGTggcctgtatctatagcaaccatggTGCCACCTCATGGTCTTTTTGTGGATTACATTTGGATTACATGCCTaaaagtggtaaagattgcccaaaaaTGGTAAGttaaatagatttagtttttgaccagatatcgTGACACACTGTGACCTCTACCAAACagttgagcagacctacaaagggttaaaatacataaatacaccaaaaatatgtaaagtcAGTTGTTCCTGTGTGTGGATTGTTCACtaggaagtgtttaaaatatgaagagTAAAACATCAACACTGCAAATAAGCCAATTTACTTTTCatacccatgcacacacacacacaaacacacacacacacacacacacacacacacacacacacacacacacacacacacacacacacacacacacacacagacacacagacacacacctcaTAGGAATAAACAAATAACAGAATATAGATATTAAAGTACAGACATATATATGACTCATTCAGTAAAGACAAACCCaatctctgaacacacacagctgttttaaGGTTTAAACAGAAGAGTCTGTGTGGTTGTGTTGCAGAGACTGGTCTGACCCAGCAGGAGGCGCTAGAGGTGCTGCAGGCTGTGGGtagaggggaaggaggaggtgatgaagcagcagcagcaggaggaggaggaggaggaggagcgtcTATGACAGCTCTGGATCTCctgcagaaggaggaggagctgaggagCATTGTGACGTTCTCCTCACAGCTGGACACTGCGCTCGGAGGAGGAATTCCTGTCGGGAAAACCACAGAGATCTGTGGCGTTCCAGGAATCGGAAAAACACAACTGTGgtagggaacacacacacacacacacacacacacacacacacacacacacacacacacacacacacacacacacacacacacacacacacacacacacacaccatggtcacttttgagGACATTACATcgatttacattcattttctagaGACTTACTCTAACCCAGGCATCTCCAAACATTCCCATAAAGGTTCAtaatgtgtctgcaggttttaacACCTGattttgactcatttaatcagctaatctcagtcttcagacagctgattggtggAAAAGTGTGtgcttgattggttggaacaaacaCTTGCATGCACACAACCCTTTATGAAATAGTTTAGACATGCCTGACtcaccctaaccttaaccactgacccaaaaatcagctttttggGGACACAAGCTGTCCCCAACTAACTGGTTCTATTATATATCATAAGTTTGTCCCCACATGTAGCTTATGACAGACCGTACACACAGTTTTTGTAtcagacacacagaacacattttaaatcagtcctaaaatgtaaagaaagcCAGTGCAGTTATACTAAGATTGTGTATAATCTGGTCCCTTTTGTTAATAATTGGTTCATTCTGccataaaagaaaaacttttaaatataaaaaactttTAATTCAGATTTATTTGGATTCATTTGGATTTATTTGGATGTCCTCTGGAGCGACACTCTGATTAGCAgctctgtttgtctctttggGTGCATCTCAATTCTCTTAATTTGCATACTTGTGTCTTTTCCTTGCATCTAAGTCCCATTAaatcaaattgtatttatatagcacctttcatacaggtgcTTCACAATTGATTGACAAGCttataataagacagaacaagtgtagaccGAGATCAACGTAAAGAAAAGGGATAAAAacgaggggaaaaaagaatgaattCTCAAAAAATTGAGACCTAAAAAC is a window of Scomber scombrus chromosome 10, fScoSco1.1, whole genome shotgun sequence DNA encoding:
- the abt1 gene encoding activator of basal transcription 1, with protein sequence MEKREEEEERKTVAQGEEEEEEEEAAATEKGDDDEDGEEGDNDDEGDDDDEEGDDDDGGDDDDDDDDDDEEEDDDDDDDMEKKKRKQKVGLATSSSGRKCVPGIIYLGHIPPRLRPKHMRNMLSVYGEIGRIFLQPEDRAVRNRKKKSGLRRCDFTEGWVEFRDKRVAKRVAASLHNTPMATRKRQQFASDLWNIKYLHRFQWTHLSERLAYEQMVLQQRLRTEVSQAKRETNFYLNNVDKSAHMDKLKRKRQKDGQKVDEKTWDFTQRQTEEEIQNKKKRKTDSVTQKHMDKARLIQQKSQSNVSLLAKIFNSSQS